The genomic segment TTCAAAATGATTAAGGGTGGGTGGAACTCGCCAGTGGTTCCGTAGATATGGACAGAGAGTTCCGTATGTAATTAGAAATGTACAtgtttatacaacgtgtaacaaaatacccatatacatcaagaagcgctgatgaatacaggttgaatagagtctctacaaaaagtttcagcttaaaatacgattaaaaaaaaatttgtaccaaatacttggtatcgcatgtttcttgattttaaatcatacaaacatgtcacaacactacaggggtcactcgctaatattacgaaacatttcttctgtcaatctgatcgcctagtacctgtctacctaattttgaatcacgcggcggcgcgatttgaaaaattcataacttggtaccatgaaaacatgagtttaaaaaacccttaccgtatcgtttattatgttatctagaaaccgtgcaattgatatgtataccccctttttgttacacgttgtattaGTTTGGATAGAAAACACTTGAACGTTGTGATTCATgagttttggtatttttatattattatagtctaTCTAAACTCTTGAAAGTTGTGAATCGTGAGTTTGTGAGGCTTTAGATACTAACCGTCGTAcgcagagtcatttaatggtaacttaactcagtccttagcaattgtttgtggaacaaaatagttactatgtttaagtacttaatcatattaaatgtctctgtgtaGAGCGGTAACACTAAGAAACCCAATTAATGAGAAAATGAAACTTTTTGcactaaaaattaaatattttagctaGTACCTACAaagctaagctaagctaagtTACCTACAAAGAACAGGTCAGTCTAacttgatatttgtttttttaaaacgttgacCCTGTGTCGTGGGCGCATTtacaatacaagttcacatacatatcacacccagacccgaaacaactttgcggatcacacaaagagttgttccgtgcgggaaacgagccaccgcgccaatcatGAATAACTAGTAtcactttgttattttattgttgagaTTATGCagtatacacatacataatatatacgtaggataaacaaacaaaactgtgGTTCGTTTTTAAAGCAGCCACAAATAAAGGTGGCCATCTTAAATTACAATAACTGTTTAATAAGGCAAATTGATGATGGCCGTCCACTTCCTTAAGAAGTAATTAAACTTGTTTTTTcgactttttaataaaaactttttactttGGTGGTGAAAAAACGTTATGAGAAAGCGTTACGGCTCCGCTGTTTATATCAAATAATACTTGTTTGAACTTTTCGTGTATTTTTAAAGACTGCTCGTTTTTGGTGAAGctcttgtttagtttttatagcCAAAGGATTTCTTGGAAtcttgttaataatatttaagtagatATGGATTTTTGAATTGGTGTTCTCGGTATCTGTTTGAATGTACAGTCGACATCGTTTTTAGTTGGTAAGGTGTGATTTCTTACCTATgtttcaagtattttttttgctaaatagaaaaacaattagaCATATAGGTTTGTACAgcaatatgtaatattttacttgAGTATTTAAATTAGGTAGAATATTAGCTTAATTCAATACAATGGGCACAAATCCAGGcactataaaaagtattttttttaataataaagtacacaattttatattcttttatgaaaaatacataaaaataatttaaataaagacatAGATTAAAGGCCATAATTCACGATGGTCATTAAATTCGACGTTGATAGAAAGAGAAAACATAATGTGCAGTATGAGATGCATATACAACAGTTGCATATGTGTGAAAGAGATGGAGCATGTTTGATCAGAGCCGCCCTTTTGATAGTGTTTCCAAATTTTTGGAAAGTAACGCGTATTGTTTGTTATAGCGCCGGCTTACATGGGGTTGGAATGGGTTTATATTACaagatatttttcattatttttaaagcatAGATTCGCATACTTTTCTTTATCtttatgttacatatttttaaagaagTTTAAAATGGGTATTAGTAATTTgctaaatacttttaaaacttaCTTAGTATTGTTACCGTATcctattataagttaaaattattttctacctTATTCTCCTAACATTTTCGTTAcacgacaaaaaaatatttttaattaaacgttaaataatactttacatCACTTTGTCACATAAAAATTGGTGACGACACTTGCACTTACGATACAGAATCATCTACCTATTTACAATgttattacataagtaatttaacaaattaaactaaaatcttaatacaaaaataaaattaatgcccGTATACGTAATTACTGATTTCATAAATATCTGCAGACGCATGTAAACCCACGTTTGGCCGTAATGCACTGGCCCCCTGTCAAATAATCGACTGTGCCAGGGGTGGCCGGGTGGGGAACACCATTTTTGctattttctaacaaaaaaaaagaaatacagcacacgtttttacttaaaacatcAGTTTTGAACGCGTACGCGCAACGGCAGGCACGTGCCAAAAATTTTTTGACATATTCGAGTGAGGTCGGAATTTTTCGCGAGTGACTGTACTTTGAAATTTTTTGAAAGAATCTTTAAAGATATTGATTGGATATTATTGGTGATGTGTGTGGTGATTTTGAGTCTGTGATAACTCTATGATGGTGATTAGGACTAATGGAGGCAGTAGATCTTAGACAGAACAATAGGTGAGAGGGTGTTCTTATTGGAATTTGGTATTGAAATGGTGAAATGACGTAAACAATTGATTTCTATAGATTACAGGTTACAATAAACtaactattgtaaatattagtttaaactAACTATTGTAAATAGTTAGTTTATTGCGTGATTGCGTTATTTAAATGCGTGATAGTGCGTCATTGTTGTTACTCGTATAtacctaattgtttttttttcacttaaaaattcacatttacaattatttttttacatttcaataagtatgtttttttttgtggttcaTTATTCGATCACAAGCCTTACTATATAAATGGTGattttgtacttttttgttttatggcaATTTTTAGCAAAACGTCGTTAGATTATCATTTAGGTAAAAAAACAGTAAGATCCTACCAAAAACAGAGCTGGTGAaggcaccaaaaaaaaaaatcagatcgCAGTTAAGATTCCCGCAATATTGAAAATTGGCTACCTTTGTTAAACGTGCATactaaacagaaaaaaaatctcgaaaattgcaaaaaaatcagaatattttcttaaaaaaaggatgtttatttttttaagtgtagaaaataaagtaacattatCAGAAATgatatagtattatttattaaaatcaataagagatcacaatattttaatgttccTAAAATATATATGAGTaacctaaattaatttaaaatatctaacacattttttgttttttaccaaaagaaaaaaacctaaaatctcattgattttaaatatcgaaaGACATAAATTTAATGTTACAAATAATTGACGAAGTTAGCCCCATTGTTAACTTTTTAATTCACTTTATACAAAGCACTTGGTATTATTTGTACCAGTATTTCACTGATGACGgactaaatgattttttttatgtcctttctGTACCTCTATTACTTACGTTGTAGTAATCAGGCACTACCTGATTGATTGacaagtttattaaaattttaagatttatgtaaaaatactgTAGACGATGAAGCATCCGAGTTGCATTTTTacaaacatcaaataaaacatttgtttctaTTCTCACGCATATTGTTAAAGCCAATTTGTGGTCACCCAaccacaaattaaaaaataattcttgtTAATTACCACCAACTGatggaaattagttgtatttagttgtttattttaaacaacaatatttctATGAACTGGCCTAATATGACGATGACCATTATTGTTCTACTGAAGTTactaataattacaatttaagtaTAAATCATAAGTAATAAAGGTAGCACAATTTtttggaattaatttattacaattatctaAGTGAGCAACTCCACATTTTCCTCGATGGAAAGCatttgacacatttttttagTGTAGAGTACAATGATATTTAGGTAggcttattataatatcattgataaaaaagatttaataaaaataaaatgtatgtaacaatTGAAAATCGTTTTTACAACAATTTTAACTATACTAATAACTAGCTCAGTGCGTTAATTTGATAGAGTCacataaataaactatacaTTCCTACTTGCCTACTGGCACTGCATAACATAGGATGTCCAGTCTCAAGGCAGTCAGACGACCCGCCGAAGATCGCAAGAAGTCGCTGGATGCTGATCGCATCCAAACGGTCGAAATGGAAGTCAGTGGAcctcttgtggctgatatgaagatgatgatgataggcGATAGGTTCCGgagctagcgggtttaccggggctccggctaaaaaagcaggggtaggaacggggtggttttgtcaggctgatatgatgaaggcgggagaagtcattggatgattttcccccctttaaaaataaGCTACAATAGGTTCATCTGATATTATTCGTTATCGAAGCGACTTATGAATGATTTATGTGTATCAACAGCAATTTTATCAAGCAGTATTGTATGAGTCCTAATTTCCTAGTGGTATTAACACATATTCTGTTTCGTTCCAGATGCGGCGGTGACGCGATGTCTGTCGCGCCAGCGGTCAAGCGCGAGCTGGACCTGGAGAGCGGCGGCAGCAGCCCCGGCCGCAAGCGCCGCAAGCAGGCGGCCCCGACGCGCGCGCAGCCGCAGCACCTAGCGCCCCCGCCCATCGACCTGCACGCCAAGATGGCCGACATCTACAAGAGCGCGCTCGCCTTCGGGGAGCTGGCGCTGCCCACCTTCGACCCGCTCGCAGCCTTCCGCCTGCTGCCGCGACACGAGCCCCCGCGCATCTTCAACCCCGAGGCGTACTGTGACCTCTGCTGCAAAGAGTTCTGTAACAAGTACTTCCTGAAGACCCATCGCGCTAACAAGCACGGGATCTACGACGGTGGCGACCCGCAGCCCGCAGCCCCACCACCCGCGCAACCCTCACCCCCGCGCCGCTCCTCCGACGAGGAGTCAGGGGGAACACCACGTCGTCTCTCACCAGATTCCGCCCGACGTGCGCGAGAGTCTGGTTTCCAGCCTGACGCACTGCGCCGGTTAGGAGTGGTCAATCCTGAAGCGTTCTGTGAAATATGCTGTAAAGAGTACTGCAACAAATACTTCCTGCGGACGCACCGGGAGCGGCGGCACGGCGTGCCCGCGCGACGCTCTCCCGTCAACGACCACTCGCCCCCGTCAGCCACGCCACCTGCCGGCCCGCTGTGCACACCACTCGGCACTCCGTTGACAACGCCGCTGACAACTCCACCAGCCCTATCAGGACCACCGCCTGACACGCCACCACGCTCGCATTCTCTGCCGCCACCTTTAGACCCTGAAGAAATGGCTGAAGTGAAACGTGAATGTGAAGAAGACCTTGAAGCTGCGTTACGTGATGGCCAAACAAGTCCACTAAACCTTATAGTGGAAGAAAGGGGCGTGGCCTCGCCCGGCTCTGCGAGCGAAGAGTTACGCAAGCTGCAGACGATGATATCCCAGCTGAACGAGCTGGCGGCCGAGCGGCTGGCGGACGAGCCCAACGACCCGGGCCCGCGCCCCCCCTCCGCCTCGCCCCCACCACCTGACGAGCGACGTGCCTCCTCCTCTGGCTCGAGTTTCTGTGAGATTTGCAACAAAGAGCTGTGCAATAAGTACTTCATGCGCACCCACATGCAGCGCATGCACGGCATCTCACTAGAGAGCGGCACCCAGCTGGGCGGCGTCACGTGCGACATCTGCCACAAGGAGCTGTGCAGCAAGTACTTCCTGCGCGTGCACAAACACAACACGCACGGCAtccccgcgccgcccgcgcccgccacCACCGCGCCCGCCGAGCCGTGCCCTCTGTGCGCGCGAAGGTTTCGTGGCCCACGAGCTCTGCGCGCGCATCTACTAGCTGAGCACGCGCCCCCAGCGCGACCACCGCCGCCTCCCCCGCGACCGCTCGACCTGCTCGCGCGAGACAAGCCTTACGCCTGCTCGTATTGTCCATTCACCACCGATGTGCTCGCGTTCCTGTTCGCGCACGAGCGCGCGCACGCGCAGCAACAAGCGATAGAGCCACCCGAGCTGCCACCAGAGCCTCCTGGGAGTGCGTGCGGGAGTGAGATGGAGGGCGGTGAGGTGGGCCCCGAGAGCGGCGAGGGCGAGGGTGAGGCGGACGCGCAGTACTCGTGCTCGCGCTGCGAGTTCCGTGCGGAGGGCTTCGCGGCGCTGGAGGCGCACCTGCGCGCGGCGCACGGCAGCGCGGGCGCGCTGCTGGCGGTGCCGCGCGCGCCGCAGGCCCCGCTGACCATGCAGCCCTTCGTGGTGGAGGAGGCGGGCGGCGCGCTGAGCCTGGTGCCGGCGCTGGTGTTCCTGCCGGTGCGGCGCCGCGCCACGCGCCGCGCGACCGTCACGCTGACGCTGACGCCGGCCTAACGCCGCGGCGCGACGCGGGCGCACGCGGCCAGCGACGACACCGCCGCGTGCGCGCGCCTACGATCGCTGAACTCTACTAACTACATTTAACGCTGTGTGCCTTCAAGCGATTGCTGAAATATTATGAGACGTATTTGTAAAGAAGCTGCCGCGGCCGCCCGCTCGAGCGCCACACCGCGCGGCGGCCCCCGGCCTCTTTTTGTCAGAGTCTAAC from the Spodoptera frugiperda isolate SF20-4 chromosome 16, AGI-APGP_CSIRO_Sfru_2.0, whole genome shotgun sequence genome contains:
- the LOC118280721 gene encoding zinc finger protein 579 — translated: MSVAPAVKRELDLESGGSSPGRKRRKQAAPTRAQPQHLAPPPIDLHAKMADIYKSALAFGELALPTFDPLAAFRLLPRHEPPRIFNPEAYCDLCCKEFCNKYFLKTHRANKHGIYDGGDPQPAAPPPAQPSPPRRSSDEESGGTPRRLSPDSARRARESGFQPDALRRLGVVNPEAFCEICCKEYCNKYFLRTHRERRHGVPARRSPVNDHSPPSATPPAGPLCTPLGTPLTTPLTTPPALSGPPPDTPPRSHSLPPPLDPEEMAEVKRECEEDLEAALRDGQTSPLNLIVEERGVASPGSASEELRKLQTMISQLNELAAERLADEPNDPGPRPPSASPPPPDERRASSSGSSFCEICNKELCNKYFMRTHMQRMHGISLESGTQLGGVTCDICHKELCSKYFLRVHKHNTHGIPAPPAPATTAPAEPCPLCARRFRGPRALRAHLLAEHAPPARPPPPPPRPLDLLARDKPYACSYCPFTTDVLAFLFAHERAHAQQQAIEPPELPPEPPGSACGSEMEGGEVGPESGEGEGEADAQYSCSRCEFRAEGFAALEAHLRAAHGSAGALLAVPRAPQAPLTMQPFVVEEAGGALSLVPALVFLPVRRRATRRATVTLTLTPA